In the Pseudomonas orientalis genome, one interval contains:
- a CDS encoding multidrug efflux RND transporter permease subunit, with product MTFTDLFIRRPVLAVVVSLLIVLLGGQAYDKLQLRQFPQMDNALITVTTVAPGLSAQTIQSYITQPLQQSLASAQGIDYMTSSSRQNISFISIYSRVGADSDRLFTELLAKSNEVRNQLPTGIEDPVLNKVAVDSTALMYLSFSSKTLNNAQITDYLQRVVQPRLVTLPGMAQAQIIGSQSLAMRLWLDPIKLAGFGLSASDITQAIRRYNVQPVAGDLTGEYVVTSATTNTELQSAEGFSAIPVKTDGDNQVRLGDVARVELGAQNYDSFSTFNGIPAVYISIQATPDANPLELGKRVRELMPQLQAQIPPGLHSDIAYDSTLYINASIDQVLSSLVEAVLIVVLVVFLFLGSMRSVIIPAITIPLSLIGTLFLMQLMGYSINVLTLLAMVLAIGLVVDDAIVMMENIHRHIEQGKSPFEAAIKGAREVCVPVVSMTITLAAVYAPIGFMQGLTGALFKEFALTLAGAVVISGIVALTLSPMMCAILLRHEKQPQGLPSTLDRFFNALKTRYQRRLRKIMQARSVVLVFASLVLCLIPAMLTVTLSELAPDEDKGLIFILSSAPQASNLAYLNRYTQDFIEAFETLPEYQASFQINGLDGVHSGVGGFLLKPWEERKRTQMQVLAPLREKLDSNPGLQVFAFNLPSLPGAGEGLPFGFVISSQHDHGSMMDVAERIKQRAIDSGKFAYVDIDLAFDRPEVMIEIDRTKAAQMGVSMEDLDLTLSTLLAEAQINRFSIDGHLYKVIAQVERNYRDNPEWLSQYAVKNAKGQLLPLSTLITVSSPQVRPQRLNQFQQLNSVTVSAFPIVGMSNALHTLQTIAQEEAPADYTFDYRNATRQFVQEGNALWGTFGLALAFIGLVLVAQFESLRDALVILVTVPLSICGALIALFLGWSTLNIYTQIGLVTLIGLISKHGILIVEFANQLRKEKGLSARDAVEHAAAIRLRPILMTTLATVMGVVPLIFSSGAGAVSRFDIGMVIATGMSIGTLFTLFVLPTVYTALTRADNTARALTR from the coding sequence ATGACCTTCACCGACCTGTTTATTCGGCGCCCGGTACTGGCCGTGGTAGTCAGTCTGTTGATTGTGCTGCTCGGAGGCCAGGCCTACGACAAACTGCAACTGCGTCAGTTTCCGCAGATGGACAACGCGCTCATCACGGTCACTACGGTCGCGCCGGGCCTGAGTGCGCAAACCATCCAGAGTTACATCACACAACCCCTGCAACAGAGCCTGGCCAGCGCTCAAGGCATCGACTACATGACGTCTTCCAGTCGTCAGAATATTTCGTTCATTTCTATCTACAGTCGAGTCGGCGCCGACAGCGACCGCTTGTTCACAGAACTGCTGGCCAAGTCCAATGAGGTCAGAAACCAGTTGCCCACCGGGATTGAAGACCCGGTACTTAACAAAGTTGCAGTGGACAGCACCGCGCTGATGTACCTGAGTTTTTCCAGCAAGACCCTGAACAATGCCCAGATCACCGACTACCTGCAGCGGGTGGTCCAGCCTCGGCTGGTGACACTGCCGGGCATGGCGCAAGCGCAGATCATCGGCAGTCAGAGCCTTGCCATGCGCCTGTGGCTCGACCCGATAAAACTCGCGGGGTTCGGTTTGAGCGCCAGCGACATCACCCAGGCAATCAGACGCTACAACGTGCAGCCTGTCGCGGGGGACCTTACCGGCGAATATGTCGTCACCAGCGCGACGACCAACACCGAACTGCAATCGGCCGAGGGGTTCAGTGCGATCCCGGTGAAGACCGACGGCGACAACCAGGTACGCCTGGGAGACGTGGCACGCGTGGAGCTGGGTGCGCAAAACTACGACAGTTTCAGCACCTTCAACGGCATCCCGGCGGTGTACATCAGCATTCAAGCCACGCCCGATGCCAACCCGCTGGAACTGGGCAAGCGCGTGCGCGAACTGATGCCCCAGTTGCAGGCGCAGATACCTCCCGGCCTGCACTCGGACATCGCTTACGATTCGACCCTGTACATCAATGCCTCGATTGACCAGGTACTGTCCAGCCTGGTGGAAGCCGTACTGATCGTGGTGTTGGTGGTGTTTTTGTTCCTGGGTTCCATGCGTTCGGTGATCATTCCCGCCATCACCATTCCGCTGTCGCTGATCGGCACCTTGTTTCTCATGCAACTGATGGGCTATTCCATCAATGTGCTGACACTGCTGGCCATGGTCCTGGCTATCGGTCTGGTGGTCGATGACGCCATCGTGATGATGGAAAACATTCACCGCCACATCGAACAAGGTAAATCGCCGTTTGAGGCCGCGATAAAAGGGGCAAGGGAGGTATGCGTTCCGGTGGTGTCGATGACCATCACGCTGGCCGCCGTTTATGCCCCCATCGGTTTCATGCAAGGCCTGACCGGGGCGCTGTTCAAGGAGTTTGCCCTGACCCTGGCCGGCGCCGTGGTGATATCCGGGATTGTGGCGTTGACGCTGTCACCGATGATGTGTGCCATTTTGCTACGGCATGAAAAACAGCCACAGGGCCTGCCGTCGACGCTGGACCGCTTCTTCAATGCGTTGAAAACACGCTATCAGCGGCGCCTGCGCAAGATCATGCAAGCGCGGTCGGTGGTATTGGTTTTCGCCTCGCTCGTGCTCTGCCTGATACCTGCCATGCTCACCGTCACACTTTCGGAATTGGCGCCCGATGAGGACAAAGGCTTGATTTTCATCCTGTCCAGTGCGCCTCAGGCGAGCAACCTGGCCTATCTGAACCGCTACACCCAGGACTTTATCGAAGCGTTTGAAACCTTGCCCGAATACCAGGCATCGTTCCAGATCAATGGGCTCGACGGCGTGCACTCAGGCGTCGGCGGCTTCCTGCTCAAGCCTTGGGAGGAACGCAAGCGCACGCAGATGCAAGTCCTTGCACCCCTACGCGAAAAACTCGACAGCAACCCCGGCCTGCAAGTCTTCGCGTTCAACCTGCCTTCCTTGCCGGGTGCCGGTGAAGGGTTGCCCTTTGGCTTTGTCATCAGTTCCCAGCATGACCACGGTTCGATGATGGACGTGGCCGAGCGCATCAAACAGCGCGCGATCGATTCGGGGAAATTTGCCTATGTGGATATCGACCTGGCGTTCGACCGCCCTGAAGTCATGATCGAGATTGACCGGACCAAGGCCGCCCAGATGGGCGTGTCCATGGAGGACCTGGACCTGACCCTGAGTACCCTGCTGGCTGAGGCGCAAATCAATCGATTCAGTATTGACGGCCATCTCTACAAAGTCATTGCCCAAGTCGAGCGCAACTACCGAGACAACCCCGAGTGGCTGAGCCAGTACGCTGTAAAAAATGCGAAGGGCCAACTGCTGCCCTTGTCGACCTTGATCACCGTCAGCAGCCCTCAGGTTCGACCACAACGGTTGAATCAGTTTCAGCAACTCAATTCTGTCACGGTCTCGGCCTTCCCCATTGTCGGTATGAGCAACGCATTGCACACCCTGCAAACCATCGCCCAGGAAGAGGCGCCAGCGGACTACACCTTTGATTACCGCAACGCTACACGTCAGTTTGTGCAGGAGGGCAATGCGTTATGGGGCACATTCGGCCTGGCGCTGGCGTTCATCGGCCTGGTCCTCGTGGCACAGTTTGAAAGCCTGCGCGATGCCTTGGTGATATTGGTGACGGTACCGCTGTCGATATGCGGAGCATTGATCGCACTGTTCCTGGGGTGGTCCACCCTGAATATCTATACGCAAATCGGGCTGGTGACGCTGATCGGCCTGATCAGCAAGCACGGTATCCTGATCGTCGAGTTCGCCAATCAACTGCGCAAGGAAAAAGGCCTGTCCGCGCGCGACGCGGTCGAACACGCTGCTGCGATCCGTCTGCGGCCGATTCTGATGACCACGCTGGCCACGGTAATGGGTGTGGTCCCGCTGATTTTCTCCAGCGGCGCGGGCGCGGTCAGTCGGTTCGATATCGGTATGGTGATCGCCACCGGCATGTCGATCGGCACCCTGTTTACCCTGTTCGTCCTGCCCACGGTGTATACGGCGCTGACCAGAGCGGACAACACAGCCAGGGCGCTGACTCGATAG
- a CDS encoding lipopolysaccharide kinase InaA family protein — protein MAVECVVGSHIAPEERFDFFWRQQGEWVEEPNRRRGGESGVQRVISPNGRLLYCKRQTGHIYRSWLHPFGRPTVLRERDALKGLRLLDVRVPELVFCEARRDPEHQWKALLVTASLDGFDEIENWYAAGGREQYGEAVHERLLEELAGTLARMHKGRWQHGCLYIKHIFVRVTGEGDAVNVEVALLDFEKCRQRLTAYRAASHDMLQLRRHSSWNATDWKKLSYFYETAFGSAIKGLTR, from the coding sequence ATGGCAGTTGAGTGCGTAGTCGGCAGTCATATAGCTCCCGAAGAACGATTTGATTTTTTCTGGCGCCAGCAGGGTGAGTGGGTGGAAGAGCCCAATCGCCGGCGTGGCGGTGAAAGTGGTGTACAGCGGGTGATCAGTCCGAATGGGCGATTGCTCTATTGCAAGCGTCAGACGGGCCATATCTACCGCAGTTGGTTGCATCCGTTTGGACGTCCGACCGTGTTGCGTGAACGTGATGCCCTCAAGGGCTTGCGCTTGCTGGATGTCAGGGTGCCGGAATTGGTGTTCTGCGAGGCGCGACGCGATCCGGAGCATCAATGGAAGGCCTTGCTGGTCACCGCTTCGCTGGACGGTTTCGATGAGATCGAAAACTGGTACGCCGCCGGCGGCCGTGAGCAGTACGGCGAGGCGGTTCACGAGCGTTTGCTTGAGGAACTGGCCGGCACCCTGGCGCGCATGCACAAAGGCCGTTGGCAGCATGGTTGCCTGTATATCAAGCACATCTTCGTACGGGTCACCGGCGAAGGCGATGCGGTGAATGTTGAAGTGGCGCTGCTGGACTTTGAAAAATGTCGCCAGCGCTTGACCGCTTATCGGGCCGCCTCCCATGACATGCTGCAATTGCGTCGCCATTCGTCGTGGAACGCTACCGACTGGAAAAAACTCAGCTATTTTTATGAGACGGCGTTTGGCAGCGCTATCAAGGGTTTAACCAGATGA
- a CDS encoding class I SAM-dependent methyltransferase, with the protein MPSPIKLEFSEKYDDQHAQQYLLKHQDNLARRLSHKRDEQLARGALAMAGEPGLVLDLPCGAGRFWPLLAEKPNRVIVGADNSASMLKVATVAQPADIVKRVRPLQTSAFDIDLPDNSVDSIFCMRLMHHIGDPAHRMTILREFQRVTRDSVIISLWVDGNFKAWKRKRAEVRRRKKGEQEGYQNRFVLPAATVEAEFEQAGFRVQESLDFMPLYAMWRVYVLRKR; encoded by the coding sequence ATGCCTTCCCCGATCAAGTTGGAATTCTCAGAAAAGTACGACGATCAACACGCGCAGCAATATTTGCTCAAGCATCAGGACAATCTGGCTCGCCGGTTGTCCCACAAGCGCGATGAGCAACTGGCGCGCGGTGCGCTGGCCATGGCCGGTGAGCCGGGCCTGGTGTTGGACCTGCCATGTGGTGCCGGGCGCTTTTGGCCATTGCTGGCCGAGAAACCCAATCGCGTGATCGTCGGGGCCGACAATTCGGCGTCGATGTTGAAGGTCGCCACGGTGGCCCAACCGGCGGACATCGTGAAACGGGTACGCCCTTTGCAGACCTCCGCCTTTGATATCGATTTGCCAGATAACTCAGTCGACAGTATTTTTTGCATGCGCCTGATGCACCACATCGGTGACCCGGCACACAGGATGACAATACTGCGGGAGTTTCAGCGGGTTACCCGTGACAGCGTGATTATCTCGCTGTGGGTGGATGGCAATTTCAAGGCCTGGAAGCGCAAGCGCGCCGAAGTGCGACGTCGCAAGAAAGGTGAGCAGGAAGGTTACCAAAACCGGTTTGTGTTACCGGCTGCTACTGTCGAGGCAGAATTCGAGCAGGCCGGTTTCCGAGTTCAGGAATCCCTGGACTTCATGCCGCTCTACGCCATGTGGCGAGTCTATGTATTGCGTAAGAGGTAA
- a CDS encoding sensor histidine kinase, translated as MEFKQSLAQRIIIAFALMSALVAGAFAMGIVATVHLVEEKLISAGLGGDLQRLLLMDSMEDWRHRPEPDQLFYFSGGPGDFELPKDLRHLDPGFHEVFRESLSYHAMVEVIDGRRYVLLQDQSDFEERERVLFAVVLVGFVLSLALAVFLGWVLARKVMAPVVRLARQVRHRDQLLGLAPPLAPDYAADEVGELAVAFDATLGRLRQALSREQLFTSDVSHELRTPLMVLASSCELLLENPAIDQRGRNQVQRIARACEEMRELVQTFLMLARAQHDDAAMSAQVNLTQVAEDLLGIWRGPIEQKGLELIYCPGSPLDTRYNTTFLHAVMGNLLRNALHYTEQGFIRLTLEPSGFVVEDTGVGIPEDKREAMFEPFVRGSEKRGEGLGLGLSLVQRICESQGWSVTLSTMEPNGCRFHVELGPVKT; from the coding sequence ATGGAGTTTAAGCAAAGCCTTGCCCAGCGAATCATCATCGCCTTTGCCTTGATGAGTGCGTTGGTGGCGGGCGCCTTCGCCATGGGCATCGTCGCGACGGTGCACCTGGTAGAAGAGAAGTTGATTTCGGCGGGCCTGGGCGGCGACCTGCAACGCCTGCTGCTGATGGACAGCATGGAAGACTGGCGACACCGGCCCGAGCCTGACCAGTTGTTCTATTTCAGCGGCGGCCCCGGCGATTTCGAGCTGCCCAAGGATTTGCGGCATCTGGACCCGGGCTTTCATGAGGTATTTCGCGAGTCGCTGTCCTACCACGCCATGGTCGAGGTGATCGACGGCCGGCGTTATGTGCTGCTGCAAGACCAAAGCGATTTCGAAGAACGCGAACGTGTGCTGTTTGCCGTGGTGCTGGTGGGCTTCGTGCTCAGCCTGGCGTTGGCGGTGTTTCTCGGCTGGGTGCTGGCGCGCAAGGTGATGGCACCGGTGGTGCGCCTGGCCCGCCAGGTACGCCATCGCGACCAGTTGCTGGGACTTGCGCCACCGTTGGCGCCCGATTACGCGGCCGACGAAGTGGGCGAGTTGGCGGTGGCATTCGATGCCACGCTGGGTCGCCTGCGCCAGGCGCTGTCTCGTGAGCAATTGTTTACCAGTGACGTGAGTCATGAATTGCGTACACCCTTGATGGTGTTGGCCAGTTCCTGCGAGCTGCTGTTGGAGAACCCGGCGATCGACCAGCGCGGTCGCAACCAGGTCCAGCGCATCGCCCGGGCCTGTGAAGAAATGCGCGAGCTGGTGCAGACCTTCCTGATGCTGGCCCGCGCCCAGCATGACGATGCCGCCATGTCGGCCCAGGTCAACCTGACCCAGGTCGCCGAGGATCTGCTCGGCATCTGGCGTGGGCCCATCGAGCAAAAAGGCCTTGAGTTGATCTACTGCCCAGGCAGCCCGCTGGATACACGCTACAACACCACGTTCCTGCACGCGGTGATGGGCAATCTGTTGCGCAATGCACTGCATTACACCGAGCAAGGGTTTATCCGCCTCACCCTGGAGCCCAGCGGCTTTGTGGTGGAGGACACCGGTGTGGGCATTCCTGAAGACAAGCGCGAGGCGATGTTCGAGCCGTTCGTGCGTGGCAGCGAGAAGCGCGGCGAGGGTCTGGGGCTGGGCTTGTCGCTGGTGCAGCGTATCTGCGAGAGCCAGGGCTGGAGCGTGACGCTGAGCACCATGGAGCCCAATGGCTGCCGTTTTCATGTGGAACTGGGTCCAGTCAAAACCTGA
- the colR gene encoding two-component system response regulator ColR, with product MRILLVEDNRDILANLADYLGLKGYTVDCAQDGLSGLHLAATEHYDLIVLDIMLPGIDGYTLCKRLREDARRDTPVIMLTARDQLDDRLQGFKSGADDYLLKPFALSELAARIEAVLRRAQGGGRRALQVGDLNYDLDTLEVTREGRLLKLNPVGLKLLAVLMQKSPHVLRREILEEALWGDDCPDSDSLRSHVHQLRQVIDKPFAKPLLQTVHGVGYRLAEGRDGV from the coding sequence ATGCGAATTTTATTGGTTGAAGACAACCGCGATATTCTGGCCAACCTGGCCGATTACCTGGGGCTCAAGGGCTACACAGTGGACTGTGCGCAGGACGGCCTGTCGGGTCTGCACCTGGCCGCCACCGAGCATTACGACTTGATCGTGCTCGACATCATGCTGCCTGGCATCGATGGCTACACCCTGTGCAAACGCCTGCGCGAAGATGCGCGCCGCGACACACCGGTGATCATGCTGACCGCCCGTGACCAGTTGGACGACCGGCTGCAGGGCTTCAAGTCCGGCGCTGATGACTACCTGCTCAAGCCGTTCGCCTTGTCGGAGCTGGCCGCTCGCATCGAAGCGGTGCTGCGCCGTGCCCAGGGTGGCGGGCGTCGTGCCCTGCAAGTGGGCGACCTCAATTATGACCTGGACACGCTGGAGGTGACCCGGGAAGGGCGCCTGCTGAAACTCAACCCGGTCGGCCTGAAGTTGCTGGCGGTGCTGATGCAGAAAAGCCCGCACGTGTTGCGTCGGGAAATCCTCGAAGAAGCCTTGTGGGGCGATGATTGCCCGGACAGCGACAGCCTGCGCAGCCACGTTCACCAATTGCGCCAGGTGATCGACAAACCGTTCGCCAAGCCGCTGCTGCAAACGGTGCACGGTGTGGGTTATCGCCTGGCCGAGGGCCGTGATGGAGTTTAA
- the groL gene encoding chaperonin GroEL (60 kDa chaperone family; promotes refolding of misfolded polypeptides especially under stressful conditions; forms two stacked rings of heptamers to form a barrel-shaped 14mer; ends can be capped by GroES; misfolded proteins enter the barrel where they are refolded when GroES binds): MAAKEVKFGDSARKKMLTGVNVLADAVKATLGPKGRNVIIEKSFGAPTITKDGVSVAKEIELEDRFENMGAQLVKDVASRANDDAGDGTTTATVLAQAIVNEGYKAVAAGMNPMDLKRGIDKATIAIVAELKNLSKPCADTKAIAQVGTISANSDSSIGDIIAEAMEKVGKEGVITVEEGSGLENELSVVEGMQFDRGYLSPYFVNKPDTMVAELDSPLILLVDKKISNIREMLPVLEAVAKAGRPLLIVSEDVEGEALATLVVNNMRGIVKVAAVKAPGFGDRRKAMLQDIAVLTGGTVISEEIGLSLESATLENLGSAKRVTISKENTIIVDGAGVEGDIESRIAQIRAQVAETSSDYDREKLQERLAKLSGGVAVIKVGAGSEVEMKEKKARVEDALHATRAAVEEGVVPGGGVALIRALEALTNLTGDNADQNVGIAVLRRAVEAPLRQIAANSGDEPSVVVNEVKNGKGNYGYNAATGVYGDMIEMGILDPTKVTRSALQAAASIGGLILTTEAAIADKPKAEGAGGGGMPDMGGMGGMGGMM, encoded by the coding sequence ATGGCTGCTAAAGAAGTTAAATTCGGCGACTCCGCCCGCAAAAAAATGCTCACCGGTGTCAACGTCCTGGCTGACGCAGTAAAAGCGACCCTGGGCCCGAAAGGCCGTAACGTGATCATCGAGAAGAGCTTCGGCGCTCCGACCATCACCAAGGACGGCGTTTCCGTAGCAAAAGAAATCGAACTGGAAGACCGTTTCGAAAACATGGGCGCGCAGCTGGTCAAAGACGTTGCCTCCCGTGCCAACGATGACGCCGGCGACGGCACCACCACCGCCACCGTTCTGGCTCAGGCCATCGTCAACGAAGGCTACAAGGCCGTTGCTGCCGGCATGAACCCGATGGACCTCAAGCGCGGTATCGACAAGGCGACCATCGCCATCGTTGCCGAGCTGAAAAACCTGTCCAAGCCATGCGCTGACACCAAGGCTATCGCTCAGGTAGGCACCATCTCCGCCAACTCCGACAGCTCCATCGGCGACATCATTGCCGAAGCCATGGAAAAAGTTGGTAAAGAAGGCGTGATCACCGTTGAAGAAGGCTCGGGCCTGGAAAACGAACTGTCGGTTGTAGAGGGCATGCAGTTCGACCGTGGCTACCTGTCCCCGTACTTCGTCAACAAGCCGGACACCATGGTTGCCGAGCTGGACAGCCCGCTGATCCTGCTGGTCGACAAAAAGATCTCCAACATCCGCGAAATGCTGCCAGTACTGGAAGCCGTTGCCAAAGCCGGCCGCCCACTGCTGATCGTTTCCGAAGACGTTGAAGGCGAAGCCCTGGCGACCCTGGTTGTGAACAACATGCGTGGCATCGTCAAAGTCGCAGCCGTCAAGGCGCCAGGCTTCGGCGACCGTCGCAAGGCCATGCTGCAGGACATCGCCGTATTGACCGGCGGTACCGTCATCTCCGAAGAGATCGGCCTGAGCCTGGAAAGCGCCACCCTGGAAAACCTGGGTAGCGCCAAGCGCGTGACCATCTCCAAGGAAAACACCATCATCGTTGACGGTGCTGGCGTTGAAGGCGACATCGAATCGCGTATCGCCCAGATCCGTGCCCAGGTTGCTGAAACCTCCTCGGACTACGACCGTGAAAAACTGCAAGAGCGTCTGGCCAAGCTGTCCGGCGGCGTTGCAGTGATCAAGGTTGGCGCCGGTTCCGAAGTTGAAATGAAAGAGAAGAAGGCCCGCGTTGAAGACGCCCTGCACGCTACCCGCGCAGCCGTCGAAGAAGGCGTGGTACCTGGCGGTGGCGTTGCGCTGATCCGTGCTCTGGAAGCCCTGACCAATCTGACCGGCGACAACGCTGACCAGAACGTCGGTATTGCTGTTCTGCGTCGCGCTGTTGAAGCACCGCTGCGCCAGATCGCGGCCAACTCCGGCGACGAGCCAAGCGTTGTGGTCAACGAAGTCAAGAACGGCAAAGGTAACTACGGTTACAACGCTGCGACTGGCGTCTACGGCGACATGATCGAAATGGGCATCCTGGATCCAACCAAGGTGACTCGTTCGGCGCTGCAGGCAGCCGCTTCCATCGGTGGCCTGATCCTGACCACCGAAGCTGCTATCGCTGACAAGCCGAAGGCTGAAGGCGCAGGCGGCGGCGGTATGCCAGACATGGGCGGCATGGGTGGCATGGGCGGCATGATGTAA
- a CDS encoding co-chaperone GroES: protein MKLRPLHDRVVIRRSEEEKKTAGGIVLPGSAAEKANHGVILAAGPGKALENGEVRALAVKVGDKVVFGPYSGSNTVKVDGEDLLVMSENEILAVLED, encoded by the coding sequence ATGAAGCTTCGTCCTCTGCATGACCGCGTCGTCATCCGTCGCAGTGAAGAAGAAAAGAAAACCGCCGGCGGGATCGTTCTGCCAGGTTCGGCTGCTGAAAAAGCCAACCACGGTGTGATTCTTGCTGCGGGTCCAGGCAAGGCTCTGGAAAACGGTGAAGTACGTGCGCTGGCCGTGAAAGTGGGTGACAAGGTTGTTTTCGGCCCTTACTCCGGCAGCAACACTGTGAAAGTCGACGGCGAAGACCTGCTGGTAATGAGCGAGAACGAGATTCTTGCCGTTCTGGAAGACTGA
- a CDS encoding FxsA family protein — translation MRPFLLLFLLFPVLELFVFVQVSGAIGFFPALLLIILGSMLGVLVLRVAGLATALRARESLNRGELPAQTMLEGLMMALAGGLLILPGFISDVVGLVMLLPVTRKLLAGKMRQRAEEAAMRQRAFADDLQSRGGPAPRQPLGREGDVIEGEFEHRDSK, via the coding sequence ATGCGCCCTTTTTTGTTGCTTTTTCTATTGTTCCCGGTGCTGGAGCTGTTCGTATTCGTTCAAGTCAGCGGTGCGATCGGATTTTTCCCGGCACTGTTACTGATCATTCTCGGCTCGATGCTCGGCGTTCTGGTGCTGCGCGTCGCCGGCCTGGCGACGGCGCTGCGCGCCCGTGAAAGCCTGAACCGCGGCGAACTGCCCGCCCAGACCATGCTCGAAGGCCTGATGATGGCTCTGGCTGGTGGCCTGTTGATCCTGCCGGGCTTTATCAGCGACGTGGTCGGTCTGGTGATGCTGCTGCCGGTCACGCGCAAACTGCTGGCAGGCAAGATGCGCCAGCGTGCCGAAGAGGCGGCCATGCGCCAGCGCGCGTTCGCCGACGACCTGCAATCCCGAGGCGGCCCGGCCCCACGCCAACCCCTCGGGCGAGAAGGTGATGTGATCGAAGGCGAATTCGAACACCGCGACAGCAAATAA
- a CDS encoding HugZ family protein, with translation MSAHVARNARELLLKEYRGALATLSKAMPGFPFGSVVPYCLDEQGRPLILISRIAQHTHNLHKDPKCSLLVSEREAQDVQAVGRLTYLAEAEKLEDAATIEAAAERYYRYFPDSANYHKAHDFDFWVLKPVRHRYIGGFGAIHWVDQLALANPFAGKAERSMIEHMNSDHAKAIAHYVDLAGLPTTEPAQLAGIDSEGMHLRIGQSLHWLPFAESCNTPTQVREALVSLAHAQVWPKKSDINA, from the coding sequence TTGAGCGCGCACGTTGCCAGGAACGCCCGAGAGCTGTTGCTCAAGGAATACCGTGGGGCCTTGGCCACACTGTCCAAAGCCATGCCCGGTTTTCCCTTTGGTTCGGTCGTGCCGTACTGCCTCGACGAGCAGGGCAGGCCGCTGATCCTGATCAGTCGCATCGCCCAGCACACGCACAACTTGCACAAAGACCCTAAGTGTTCGTTGCTGGTGAGCGAGCGCGAAGCGCAGGATGTGCAGGCCGTCGGGCGCCTGACCTACCTGGCTGAAGCCGAGAAGCTGGAAGACGCCGCCACCATTGAAGCCGCCGCCGAGCGCTACTACCGCTACTTCCCCGACTCCGCCAACTACCACAAGGCCCACGATTTCGATTTCTGGGTGCTCAAGCCGGTGCGCCATCGTTATATCGGTGGGTTTGGCGCGATTCACTGGGTCGATCAACTGGCCCTGGCCAATCCATTCGCGGGCAAGGCTGAACGCAGCATGATCGAACACATGAACAGCGATCACGCCAAGGCCATCGCCCATTACGTCGACCTCGCCGGTTTACCGACCACCGAGCCTGCGCAACTGGCCGGCATCGACAGTGAAGGCATGCACCTGCGTATCGGCCAGTCTTTGCACTGGCTGCCCTTTGCCGAGTCTTGCAACACGCCGACACAAGTACGCGAAGCCCTGGTTTCATTGGCTCACGCGCAAGTCTGGCCGAAAAAATCAGACATTAACGCTTGA
- a CDS encoding DUF481 domain-containing protein, which translates to MLSRTLLCLAVLSASTPLLADTVWLKNGDRLTGKIKVFDGGKLLIQTSYGGAIPVDWKQVKTLESDKELLVKQDAYAGEKAKSLKPAEDGKVVLANGEAPKTVELASIQQILKPKPVIEDLVWKGNVDLALDYKRADKDTNDYDIDFKTSARHGQWRHTGKGEYNREFQDDVTTTDNWALEYDLDRFITEHWFWQGRLTYKRDKVEDLARQRTVGTGPGYQFWDDELGAFSLGSLVNRTDYEYADGGKDNFYSLAMKWNYNRYLVGKTVEFFTNGELGKPLDGPAEYSLDAEMGLRYKVTEWASLNLKAERDVISGDSDSSLSKTRYTAGFGVAW; encoded by the coding sequence ATGTTGTCCAGAACCCTGCTGTGCCTTGCTGTCCTCAGTGCTTCCACGCCCTTGCTCGCCGATACCGTCTGGTTGAAGAACGGTGACCGCCTGACCGGCAAGATAAAAGTCTTCGACGGCGGCAAGCTGCTGATCCAGACCAGCTACGGCGGGGCGATCCCGGTGGACTGGAAGCAGGTGAAAACCCTGGAGAGCGATAAAGAGTTGCTGGTCAAGCAGGACGCCTACGCCGGTGAAAAGGCCAAGTCCCTCAAGCCGGCCGAGGATGGCAAAGTCGTGCTGGCCAATGGCGAAGCGCCCAAGACCGTGGAGTTGGCCAGTATCCAGCAGATCCTCAAACCCAAGCCTGTGATCGAAGACCTGGTGTGGAAGGGCAACGTCGACCTGGCGCTGGACTACAAGCGCGCCGACAAAGACACCAACGACTACGACATCGACTTCAAGACCTCGGCCCGTCACGGCCAGTGGCGTCATACGGGCAAGGGCGAATACAACCGCGAATTCCAGGATGACGTCACCACCACCGACAACTGGGCCCTTGAATACGATCTGGACCGCTTTATCACCGAGCACTGGTTCTGGCAGGGTCGCCTGACGTACAAGCGCGACAAGGTCGAAGACCTGGCACGCCAGCGCACCGTCGGTACGGGCCCTGGCTATCAGTTCTGGGACGATGAACTGGGCGCGTTCTCCCTCGGCTCGCTGGTCAACCGCACCGATTACGAATACGCCGATGGCGGCAAGGACAACTTCTATTCCCTGGCCATGAAGTGGAACTACAACCGCTACCTGGTGGGCAAGACCGTTGAGTTCTTCACCAACGGCGAACTGGGCAAGCCGCTGGACGGTCCGGCCGAGTATTCCCTGGATGCCGAGATGGGCCTGCGCTACAAAGTCACCGAATGGGCATCGCTCAATCTCAAGGCTGAGCGCGACGTCATCAGCGGCGACTCCGACAGCAGCTTGAGCAAGACCCGCTACACCGCAGGTTTCGGCGTGGCCTGGTAA